The Anas acuta chromosome 2, bAnaAcu1.1, whole genome shotgun sequence genome contains a region encoding:
- the STMND1 gene encoding LOW QUALITY PROTEIN: stathmin domain-containing protein 1 (The sequence of the model RefSeq protein was modified relative to this genomic sequence to represent the inferred CDS: inserted 1 base in 1 codon): MGCNTSHRVAGAQLPSEELEKNQEAKSQARSGSIARTGAVTSRDGAAWPASPSESGSNVEGKAREGHSPEEFAERFTPSQNRSNAQSTDALLTSEFISQSRPLQETERQKSSDILEELRMQGIIRSQSTTARTEEVYENKRDALEETLKKPPARLEKICFXKQVDDFTEKDMKISAEQKITGHLILLCVLQHLLHHLKSSAFYKLTIREEELSNTAQHIAFFPATAHQTTGEQTEKDCTSCGSQGRTDTPQPSPSDEELGVLRNEITAEETTNDYTEGSTIESDITYNCINETIWI, from the exons ATGGGCTGCAATACTTCTCACAGGGTCGCTGGAGCACAGCTGCCTTCTGAGGAGCTAGAGAAGAACCAAGAAGCCAAAAGCCAG GCTAGAAGTGGCAGCATTGCTAGAACAGGGGCTGTCACCTCACGGGATGGGGCAGCTTGGCCAGCGAGCCCTTCAGAGAGTGGAAGCAACGTTGAAGGCAAGGCCAGGGAAGGACACTCCCCTGAGGAATTTGCAGAAAGATTTACACCTTCTCAAAACAGAAGCAACGCGCAAAGCACAG ATGCACTGCTCACCAGTGAGTTCATCAGTCAATCACGGCCCTTGCAAGAAACAGAGAGACAAAAATCATCAGACATTCTTGAGGAGCTGAGGATGCAGGGGATAATCAGGAGCCAAAGCACTACTGCCAGGACCGAAGAGGTGTATGAAAACAAG AGAGATGCCCTGGAAGAGACACTGAAGAAGCCACCAGCTAGGCTGgaaaaaatttgtt gaaaacaagtaGATGATTTTACAGAGAAGGACATGAAGATTTctgctgaacagaaaataacaggTCATCTGATTCTGCTATGTGTTCTCCAGCATTTACTTCACCACCTAAAATCCTCTGCTTTTTATAAACTGACC attagGGAAGAGGAACTGAGCAATACAGCGCAACacattgcattttttccagCAACTGCCCACCAAACTACAGGTGAACAGACTGAGAAGGACTGCACAAGTTGTGGAAGTCAAGGAAGGACAGACaccccccagccctcaccttCAGATGAGGAGCTCGGTGTACTGAGAAATGAAATAACTGCAGAAGAAACCACAAATGATTACACTGAGGGCTCTACTATTGAGTCTGATATAACTTACAACTGCATCAATGAAACAATCTGGATCTAA